GAGAACCGCCGCGAAGATGCAGGCGTCCAGCGTTTCGACGATCGACGTCCGGACGACGGGCGGAATGGAGTAGGCCCGCTTGACGATGATCCGTGACGCGACCAGTAAAGCCGACACCCCCAGAATCATCGTGGGGATGCTGAGCGATGCCACGCCTAGCGCTTCTCCTTGATCCGGCTCTCCCGTCCGATCTTTTCCCGGAGATAGAACAGCTTCGCCCGGCGAACGCGGCCCTTGCGGAGGATCTCGATCTTCTCGATGCGGGGGGAGTGCAGCGGGAACGTCCGCTCGACGCCGACGCCGTGCGAAATCCGGCGCACCGTGAACGCGGCGCGCAACCCGCCGCCCCGGCGGCCGATCACCGTTCCCTCGAACGCCTGCAGGCGGTCCCGCCCGCCTTCGGCGACCTTCATGTGGACGCGCACCGTATCGCCGGCGGCGAACGGCGGCAGCGCCGACTTCATCTGCTGGCGTTCGATTGCGACGAGCCTCTCCATGACGTAAACGCCCCCCGCGCGCGGGCCCCTCCGTGGATCGGACGAGGTAAGCGAATCCGGCGGTCGGACCGGAGCCCAGGAAAGTGACAGCGCATTATAGCACGCGCGCGCGACGGACGTCAGCCCCTGCCGCCGCGCCGGCGCGCGTCCCGTTCCTGCTCCCCCCGCAGGTCGCGCAGTAGCGCGCGGGCCTCGTCGTCGAGCGCAGCCCGCTCGAGCAGGTCGGGCCGGCGGGCGAGCGTGCGCCGCAGCGCCTCCCGGCGCCGCCAGCGACGAATCTCCTCGTGGTGCCCGCTCAACAGCACCTCCGGCACCGCGTGGCCTTCCAGGTCCGCCGGGCGCGTGTAGTGCGGGCAGTCGAGCAGGCCGTCGGAGAACGAGTCCTCGCGCA
This DNA window, taken from bacterium, encodes the following:
- the rplS gene encoding 50S ribosomal protein L19, which gives rise to MERLVAIERQQMKSALPPFAAGDTVRVHMKVAEGGRDRLQAFEGTVIGRRGGGLRAAFTVRRISHGVGVERTFPLHSPRIEKIEILRKGRVRRAKLFYLREKIGRESRIKEKR